The Lactobacillus acidophilus DNA segment ACGTTTGCTAGACTATAATGATGGCGAAGAAATGGATATCGTTGTTTTAATCAAAAATTCACAGTTGCGCCGTAATAAAAAAGATAAACTTTTTTTAGCGATGCAATTTGGTGATGGCTCAGGTGAAATTCGCGGAAATTATTGGGATGCGAGTCATCAAGATGCGGCAACTTTTAGCACTGGTACGATTGTAGAGTTAAATGGAAAAAGAGAGGAATATCAGGGTAGACCACAAATTAGAATATATAGTTTGCGTGTTGTTGGACCACAAGAGGGATATTCACTTGATGAATTTATTAAATCAGCCCCAGAAACCACTAATGATATGAAGGGCGAAATTGATGACTTTGTTAAGCAAATTCAAAATAGAACATGGAGAAGTATTGTAGAGTACTTACTTAAAAAATGGGATAAACGTTTCTTTGATTATCCTGCTGGAAAAAGTAATCACCATGCATTGCGAGGAGGACTCGCATATCATACTTTGGCTATGCTTAAAGATGCTAGAGGCTTAGCTGATAATTATGAACAGATTAACCGATCATTACTTTATGCGGGATGTATTTTGCATGATATGGGTAAGGTACAGGAATTAACCGGACCTGCTGCAACGCAGTATACAATTGAGGGCAATCTGGTTGGCCATCTTGTTTTGATTGATGAACAAATAATGTTAGCAGCTCAGGATTTGAAGATTGATCTTGAATCTGAAGATTTGTTATTACTTAGACATATGGTTTTATCACATCATGGTAAATTCGAATATGGTTCACCTAAGTTGCCAGCGTTGCTTGAAGCAGAGATTTTGCACCGTATCGATGATTTAGACGCAATGGTTTATGCAGTAACTAATGCACTGCAACATACTGGTAAGGGTACATTTACTGAACCATTACAAAGTCAAGATGGTAAAAGATACTATAGACCTAAAAATGATCCTGAATTAGATCAAGCGAAGAATTTGGAATAAAAAAATATATAGAAAAAAAGAGATAAACTTTTTATAAAAAGTCTATCTCTTTTTTGTATGTAACGTATATTACTTAGTAGCACCAGTTGATACGTAAGCTGATAATACGTCCTTCAAGTCGCTATCCTTAATTGAAACATCAGCACGCTTCAATACAGTTGCGATAACGTCTTTCATAGTTGATTGATCTTGAGCCATTGATGCATAAATTTCATCATCAATAGCCTTCTTGTGATCAGCAAATTTACCCTTAGCTGGGTGGTTAATCATCTTAATTACGTGGTAGCCTGATTGTGATTTAACTGGAGTTGAAGTAACTTCACCAGTCTTAAGCTTAAATGCAGCAGTCTTGAATGCTGAGTCAAGAGTGTTGTCAGTTGAGTCAAATGAAGGAAGCTTACCAGCTTTATTCTTAGTTGCAGTATCGAGTGAGTATTTCTTAGCTAAGCTACTGAAGCTCTTACCATCTTTTAATTGCTTGATAATGTCTTGAGCAGTTGACTTCTTAGCAACCAAAATATGTTGAACAGTTACCTTAGGTTGGTAGCTCTTCCAAGCTTGTTGTTCTTGCTTTTTAGTAATCTTCTTAATATGCTTTAATGCTTGTTCAGAAAGAAGATTAGTCTTTAAGTTTTCTTTGAAACTTGAAGCAGTCATACCATTTTGTTGTAAAACAGCACTAAATTGTGAGCCATATTGCTTCTTGTAGTTGTTGTATTGCTTGTCAACTTTCTTTGATGATACGTATTTGCCGTATTGTTGTTCCAAAGCACGGTTGATAATCATGTTAGCCAAAGTTGATTTACCAGCTTGTGACTTTTTCATTTCATCATAGTATTGTTGTTGAGTAATCTTACCACCTTTGTAAGAAGCAACAGTAGAATTGCTACCACTGTTTGAACAAGCGGCAGTAGATAATGCAACACCAGCTACAGCGACGACTGCAGCAACTTTTTTCATATAACTCTTCATATAATTAAATCTCCACATCCTTAAATAAGTAACTGTCAATTAATATACCATAAATTTGGAGAAATCGTTTTTAAATAGCAAATATTCATAGAAAAATCAAAGTTTCTTTAATTTTTCTTAGTCCTTTGTATCTAAATTATTCAAATTTTGGTTTAATTCATCACTTTTTTGTTGCATTTTTTCAACAATAGGCTGAATGTGTTTGGAATATTTTTCAAAATCATCATTCATATCACTAATTGTGCGTTCTGCTTCAGGAAGATGTTCATTTAAATCGTGACTGGCTTGTTTAGCCTTTTTTAATGCATCACTAAAGCGTCCGCCTTCATGCTTAATAGCATCATATTCATCTTTTAATGGTTTGCCGGGACGGTTGCCATCACTATCTGTTAAGCAGGAAAATACGAATCCTGCTGCGGCACCAAAAACTGTGCCTAATAAGAAATGTTTCATTTATTTACTCCTTAGAATTGAGCCTTAATTTTATCTGCAACTTCGTTGTACTTAGACTCATCATATTGATCAGCGTTGTTACGAGTCATTAATTTTAAGCCATCCCCTTCAAAACGTGGGATGAAGTGAATGTGTGAGTGCATAACAACTTGGTTAGCTGATTTACCGTTATTAGTGGTAATGTTCATGCCGGTTACATTAGGAAATGCCTTTTTAATTGCATTGGCAATTACTGGAATGTATTGCAAGTATTGTTGTGCATCTTCTTTAGTATAGTCGAATAAGTTAACGATGTGCTTTTTTGGGACCATTAATGTATGTCCTGGGTTTACTTGTGAGATATCCAAGAATGCTTTTACATCGTCATTTTCAAATACGGTGTAACTAGGAATTTCACCGCGAATAATTTTACAGAATAAGCAATCGTCTACTAATTTTTCCATAATTAAAATACCTCTTGTGTTTGAACTTTAGTTTCCTTTTATTTTCATGCTATCATAAACTATGTATAAATTCAGTAAAGAAAGATAGGAAAAATGACATTAAAAATTGAACATTTAACTGGGGGCTATACCGGCGTCCCTGTTATTAAAGATATTAATCTTGAAATTAAGCCTGGTGAGGCTTTAGGGCTAATTGGGCTTAATGGTGCCGGTAAATCGACGACGATTAAACATATTTTAGGTTTGCTTCGTCCGCAAAAAGGAAAGATCATTTTAAATGATGTGGTTTTAACTCAGCAGCCTACGAAGTTTAAACGTGAAGTTGCTTATATTCCTGAAACACCAATTTTATACCCGGAATTAACTTTGAAAGAACACTTGGAATTAACCATGCTCAGTTATAAGTTAGATGAGAAAAAGGCGTGGGAAAGAGCACATGAATTGCTTAAAATGTTCAGATTAGATGATAAGCTTGAATGGTTACCGATCCACTTTTCAAAGGGAATGCGCCAAAAAGTAATGATTGTTTCTGCCTTTTTAGCTGATACAAGTTTACTTGTAATTGATGAACCATTTACAGGACTTGATCCCTTGGCCGTTGCTAACTTAATTGACTTGATCAAACAAGCAATTGCTAATAACAAAATGGTGTTAATGACTACACACGTTTTAGCAGATGCCCAACAAGCAATTTCTAACTATGCTGTTTTAAATAATGGTACGATCGAGATCATCGGCAATTTGCAAGATATTCGTGAGCATTATGGTTTAAAGCCTGATGATCCATTTGATAAGTTATATTTAGCTTTGAATAGAGAGGATCATGGCAATGCGTGAATTAGCTAAAAAGAGATTAAATGAGAATCTCAAACAGTCAGTTAAATATTTGACGCTTGTTTTCAATGATTTCTTTATTTTAGCCTTGATTTTTTTAGTCGGAGCATTAATGTTTTGGTATGCCGAAGCAATGAAGACTATGCCAACGAACCTATGGTTTTATCGTCCATTAGTCGGTTTTATTCTTTGGCTGCCTCTTTTAACCGGACGATTGGTAACTTTGATCAAAGAAGCTGATATGCAGTTCTTGTTTACGCAAGATGAACAAATGAATGAGTACTTAAAACCAATGTACAGATATAGTTTAGTCTTGCCATTTATTCTTGAAGTCTTATTGGCAGGGATCGTCTTTCCGTTTGCTACAATCAAAGCAGGTATAAATGTTTTTGCATATCTTTTGTTAGTAGTTGCAATGTTACTAATTAAAGGCATTGAGTTAGAAGTCGAAAAAAGTAATTTGTACTTTGGTAAAAAGATTAGTTTGGCTACTTTAAGTTTGATAGCTCTAGTTTTAGCAATTATTTCAGCATATTATGCATATATTGGTATCGTAGCTGGAATTATTGGAATTTTCTTCGTAACTAGATTAGCTAATGAGCTAATTTTTGACTGGCGTTACGCTGTAGAAAGTGAAAAAGTTAGAAAAGACCGTGTATATTCAGTCTTCAGTATGTTCACTGATGTAGAAGAAAAGCAAGTAAGTATTAAACGTAGAAAATATTTAGATTTTCTTTTGCCTAAGTCGATTGCTAAAGAAAATCCTAACTTGTTCCTTTATAGAAGATCATTACTTAGAAATCCAGAATATTTGAACTTGCTAGTTAGAATGACTGTTTTTGCCGGCTTAATTTCATGGTTAGTACAAGATTGGCATTGGTCGCTTGGCTTATCATGTTTAGTAATCTTTTTAACGGTTTACCAATTATTGCCAATGGCAACAGAATTTGATCGTAACTTTATGTATCGTGTTTATCCAATTGAAAGAAAAAATCGTGGTAAAGATCTCGTTAAAGTTTTGACATTCGGTTTATTCATTCAATGGTTAATTATTAGTATTTTCTGGTTGATTGTTTTGCCAATAAATATTAATCTGCTAGAGGCAATGATTATCTTGCTTGCATTTACTGTTTTAATTACTGCAGTATATTTGCCAAGCAGAGTGAAGAAGATGAATCAAAAGAATTTTGGAATTAGATAGGGAAAGAATATGAGATTAAGAAACAAACCTTGGGCCGTAAAACTTGTTAATGATCATCCTGAAAGTGTATTGCAAAATCCTAACCCAGATGAAAAGATTTACTGGGAAAAGCGATTTGGCAATGATCATCCGATTGAAATTGAAGTTGGTTCAGGTAAGGGACATTTTATTACAACTTTAGCTGAACAACATCCTGAAAAGAATTTTGTGGCTTTAGAATTACAAACTACTGCAGCAGGTATTATTTTGCGTACTAAGTTAAAAAAGGGGTTAGACAACTTACAAATTTTACGTGGGGATGCTGCTGACATCAATTGCTTTTTCGATAAAAATACTACTGATGTAATTTACTTAAACTTTAGTGATCCATGGCCAAAGAGTCGTCATGAAAAGCGTCGTTTGACTTATAAGAGCTTTTTGAATAAATATCAGCAAGTTTTAAAGCCAGAAGGTCATATTGAATTCAAGACTGATAATTCAGGTTTATTTGCATATTCTGTTCAAAGTATGAATAATTACGGGATGTTCTTTGACTTTGTTTCTGTAGATTTGCATCATGAAAAGCCGGAAATTGTAGAAAAGAATATTGAAACAGAATATGAGCATAAGTTTGCTGCTAAAGGTAATCCTATATATGCACTTCATGCTCATTTTGAGACAAAGTAATTTGCAAAAATAATTCTTTTTTGTATAATACTTGTAAAAAGTAAGAAAGATTAGAGGCATAAAAAATGGAAAAGATTAAAGAGTTATCTGAAGATAAATTACAAGAAATCACTAAGTCTGGTCGCACCGTTTTAGAATTTTCAGCAGAATGGTGCCCAGATTGCCGTTTCCTTGATCCATTTTTGCCAGAAATTGAAAAAGATTTCTCTGACGCCAAGTTTTATCAAATTGACCGTGATGGTTCAGTTGATGTTGCAAAAAAATTAATGATTATGGGAATTCCTTCATTTGTTGTCTACCAAGATGGCAAAGAAATTGGTAGACTAGTAAATAAGGACCGTAAAACTAAAGATGAAGTAGAAAACTTTTTACGATCACTTGACTAAAAGAGGAGATTAAAAAAGCATGATTACTAGTACTAATAAAGAAGCTTATCCTAATACTTTGATCGTTATTTTAGGTCATGATGAAGGTCGTAGCTCTTTTGAAGAAAAAGAAGACGTTACTCGTGTAACTAACGATAAGGGTGAAACTATTGGTTTTAACTTCTTCAATGTTGATAAGTTAATTGACTTTGATAAGTTGCCAAATGGTCCAGTTAAGCTTTCAGATGATGAACTTGAAGCTCTTAATAAGAAGCTTGCTGAAGTTGGATTTGATGATAAGCTTGAATATGGCAAGCCAACCCTTGTTTATGGCTATGTTAAGACTTGTGAAAAGCACCCTGACTCAGATCACCTTCACGTAACTACTATTGAAGTAGGTGATGGTGAAGAACATCAAATCGTTTGTGGGGCTCCTAACATTGCACAAGGTCAAAAGGTTGTTGTAGCACTTCCAGGTACTTTAATGCCAAATGGTGCACAAATTTGGCCAGGTAAATTACGTGGCGTTGATTCATACGGAATGATTTGTTCAGCAAGAGAACTCGGTTTGCCACATGCACCTCAAAAGCGTGGTATTATGGTAGTTCCTGATTCATTTGAAGTTGGTGCAGAATTTGAACCAACTAAGTGTGATGAATTGATCGCTAGTGGTGAAATCACTTTATAATATTAATAAAACTAAGAAAGAGCCTAAATGGGGCTCTTTTTTTCTTTCTTAATGGTAAAATAATTAACGAGTAAAAACGTTAAAATTTCGAGGGAAAATAAATGTTAGATAAAAACAAACAAATTTGGTTTATTGGTATTAAAGGAACAGGTATGGCTTCATTGGCCTTATTGCTTCACGATTTAGGCTACAACGTTGCCGGAAGTGATATTGAAAAGTACACTTTTACAGAAGTTCCGCTTGAAAAAGTTGGGATTGATATTAAGAGCTTTAATCCTGACAATATCAAGAGTAATGAAGAACAAGTAATCGTTAAGGGTAATGCCTTCAAGGAAGATAATCCAGAAGTTAAGGCTTGTCTTGATAAAGGCGTTAAGTGGCAAAGCTACCCAGATACTGTTGAAGAAATCGTGCAAATGCACACTTCAATTGGAATTTCAGGTACCCACGGTAAGACCTCGACTACTAGTCTTTTAGCACACGTTTTAGGCGAAGTTGCACCAACTTCATATTTGATCGGTGATGGTCGCGGTAAGGGTGTAGACGACTCACGTTTCTTTGTTTATGAAGCTGATGAATACCGTCGTCACTTCTTGGCATACCACCCAGATTACCAAATTATGACTAACATCGATTTTGATCACCCAGATTACTTCAAAGATCAAGACGATTACACTAGTGCATTCCAATCTGCAGCTGATCAAACTAAAAAGGCATTGTTTGTATGGGGTGATGACAAGCGTCTTCAAAGTCTTAAGACTGATATTCCTAAATATACTTATGGCTTTAAGGATACTGATGACTTCCAAGCAGTTGATATTAAGAAGACAACTACTGGTTCGAGCTTTAACGTTTTAGCTCATGGTAAGGATCTTGGTCGTTTTGAAATTCATTTGTTTGG contains these protein-coding regions:
- a CDS encoding ABC transporter ATP-binding protein codes for the protein MTLKIEHLTGGYTGVPVIKDINLEIKPGEALGLIGLNGAGKSTTIKHILGLLRPQKGKIILNDVVLTQQPTKFKREVAYIPETPILYPELTLKEHLELTMLSYKLDEKKAWERAHELLKMFRLDDKLEWLPIHFSKGMRQKVMIVSAFLADTSLLVIDEPFTGLDPLAVANLIDLIKQAIANNKMVLMTTHVLADAQQAISNYAVLNNGTIEIIGNLQDIREHYGLKPDDPFDKLYLALNREDHGNA
- a CDS encoding HIT family protein, which translates into the protein MEKLVDDCLFCKIIRGEIPSYTVFENDDVKAFLDISQVNPGHTLMVPKKHIVNLFDYTKEDAQQYLQYIPVIANAIKKAFPNVTGMNITTNNGKSANQVVMHSHIHFIPRFEGDGLKLMTRNNADQYDESKYNEVADKIKAQF
- a CDS encoding thioredoxin family protein — its product is MEKIKELSEDKLQEITKSGRTVLEFSAEWCPDCRFLDPFLPEIEKDFSDAKFYQIDRDGSVDVAKKLMIMGIPSFVVYQDGKEIGRLVNKDRKTKDEVENFLRSLD
- a CDS encoding ABC transporter permease, giving the protein MRELAKKRLNENLKQSVKYLTLVFNDFFILALIFLVGALMFWYAEAMKTMPTNLWFYRPLVGFILWLPLLTGRLVTLIKEADMQFLFTQDEQMNEYLKPMYRYSLVLPFILEVLLAGIVFPFATIKAGINVFAYLLLVVAMLLIKGIELEVEKSNLYFGKKISLATLSLIALVLAIISAYYAYIGIVAGIIGIFFVTRLANELIFDWRYAVESEKVRKDRVYSVFSMFTDVEEKQVSIKRRKYLDFLLPKSIAKENPNLFLYRRSLLRNPEYLNLLVRMTVFAGLISWLVQDWHWSLGLSCLVIFLTVYQLLPMATEFDRNFMYRVYPIERKNRGKDLVKVLTFGLFIQWLIISIFWLIVLPININLLEAMIILLAFTVLITAVYLPSRVKKMNQKNFGIR
- the trmB gene encoding tRNA (guanosine(46)-N7)-methyltransferase TrmB; the encoded protein is MRLRNKPWAVKLVNDHPESVLQNPNPDEKIYWEKRFGNDHPIEIEVGSGKGHFITTLAEQHPEKNFVALELQTTAAGIILRTKLKKGLDNLQILRGDAADINCFFDKNTTDVIYLNFSDPWPKSRHEKRRLTYKSFLNKYQQVLKPEGHIEFKTDNSGLFAYSVQSMNNYGMFFDFVSVDLHHEKPEIVEKNIETEYEHKFAAKGNPIYALHAHFETK
- the ytpR gene encoding YtpR family tRNA-binding protein, giving the protein MITSTNKEAYPNTLIVILGHDEGRSSFEEKEDVTRVTNDKGETIGFNFFNVDKLIDFDKLPNGPVKLSDDELEALNKKLAEVGFDDKLEYGKPTLVYGYVKTCEKHPDSDHLHVTTIEVGDGEEHQIVCGAPNIAQGQKVVVALPGTLMPNGAQIWPGKLRGVDSYGMICSARELGLPHAPQKRGIMVVPDSFEVGAEFEPTKCDELIASGEITL
- a CDS encoding 3'-5' exoribonuclease YhaM family protein — encoded protein: MLKRLLDYNDGEEMDIVVLIKNSQLRRNKKDKLFLAMQFGDGSGEIRGNYWDASHQDAATFSTGTIVELNGKREEYQGRPQIRIYSLRVVGPQEGYSLDEFIKSAPETTNDMKGEIDDFVKQIQNRTWRSIVEYLLKKWDKRFFDYPAGKSNHHALRGGLAYHTLAMLKDARGLADNYEQINRSLLYAGCILHDMGKVQELTGPAATQYTIEGNLVGHLVLIDEQIMLAAQDLKIDLESEDLLLLRHMVLSHHGKFEYGSPKLPALLEAEILHRIDDLDAMVYAVTNALQHTGKGTFTEPLQSQDGKRYYRPKNDPELDQAKNLE
- the murC gene encoding UDP-N-acetylmuramate--L-alanine ligase; amino-acid sequence: MLDKNKQIWFIGIKGTGMASLALLLHDLGYNVAGSDIEKYTFTEVPLEKVGIDIKSFNPDNIKSNEEQVIVKGNAFKEDNPEVKACLDKGVKWQSYPDTVEEIVQMHTSIGISGTHGKTSTTSLLAHVLGEVAPTSYLIGDGRGKGVDDSRFFVYEADEYRRHFLAYHPDYQIMTNIDFDHPDYFKDQDDYTSAFQSAADQTKKALFVWGDDKRLQSLKTDIPKYTYGFKDTDDFQAVDIKKTTTGSSFNVLAHGKDLGRFEIHLFGDHSILNATAVIAVAYTEKVPMDAIREGLLTFKGAKRRFSEKDFGDIAVIDDYAHHPTEMRATIQAARQKFPDKKLVVVFQPHTFSRTKKYQKDFEEILRDVDKAYITPIYASAREANGDITSEDLVKNIPGSEVIDLDNIADLTKNKNSVIVFMGAGDIPKYEDAFEKLL
- a CDS encoding peptidylprolyl isomerase PrsA, giving the protein MKSYMKKVAAVVAVAGVALSTAACSNSGSNSTVASYKGGKITQQQYYDEMKKSQAGKSTLANMIINRALEQQYGKYVSSKKVDKQYNNYKKQYGSQFSAVLQQNGMTASSFKENLKTNLLSEQALKHIKKITKKQEQQAWKSYQPKVTVQHILVAKKSTAQDIIKQLKDGKSFSSLAKKYSLDTATKNKAGKLPSFDSTDNTLDSAFKTAAFKLKTGEVTSTPVKSQSGYHVIKMINHPAKGKFADHKKAIDDEIYASMAQDQSTMKDVIATVLKRADVSIKDSDLKDVLSAYVSTGATK